gctaTTTTCTAAAAGTAACACCTTATATACAAATGGCGCATTTTCAAATCTCAGTGATGTTCCACTCCTAGTTAGGTTAAAGCTTGTCATTTCCCTTCAGGTAAGACACGATACCAATTCATATTAACTGTATTTAATTTGCTAAgacaaaagaacaaaaatatctGTTTCTAAACCAAATCCTGGCTTAAGAACAAAATGTCGATAGAAAGGCATTGATCAAATCAGTCGTGTTGAACATACGACCTGTGCACAAATACGTCCTTTCCTTACATTAACATGAGGTCAGTGTTGAGCAATCAGGGAAGGTGGGGCAATCACACAATAATCCCACACAACAAGTAGAAATAGAATCTCTTAACTACAATTAAAACCTTAACGACGTTAACAATGAAGCTGGCATGTGTAGACCCAAGTAAAGCTACGAACAATACTTAACAATGTCATAACATTCCAGAGGAACCTTCTCCTGCATTTTGCTTGATTTGTCTCTTCAAGATCAGAAACTGTGCATAAGGTCTCCACTATAGCTTGTGTCACCCCCTGTGCTTGTTAATTAAAAGCTGATAGATGAAAATATGAGGCAAGACTCCAGACCACTGGTGAGGGTGTTGGTCCGGCCAGACATGGCAGTTAAATATGCTTACTTTGTAAATCAAATATTCCATATATTTAATATCAGACTCttgtaaaataaaaatatgcGTGTCGTCACTGCTTCAACCATGCCAGACACAACGTCGCAGACATCTTTTGAAGAGGTCGTTCAGTCGTCTGAGAGAAGACTAGCTGAGCTAATCAACGTCACAAATTTTGAGCTCCATTCAGGAGGTGAGGGCAGAAATTTCGGACATTAATTTAAAAGTGACCTCGGTTGAACAGGAAGTATATGTACACAGTGACGACCTTAAAGCACTTCGTCAAAAACTGACCGAGAGTCAAGACGCCTACCACTACCTAGAGAAACAAGTCATTTTAAATTACGTTCATGACAGAAAAAGCAACCTTTTGTTTTATGGGATCACAGAGACCCGAACAGAAGACACTGAACTTCGTGTTTTTTTCTCTAAATATATTAACTTTGAGGAATCGAGAGTAAAGCAGGTGAAGTTCTAAGGTGTAGAAAGATTACCTGTTTCCGAATACCAGCGTAAACACTGACAGGACGCGCATAAGAGCGTCATTCTCAGACATGCCGGACAGGGAGGATGTGTTCAACGCCCGAAACCTACAAACAGGATCCGGAAAAAAAGTATACAAACCGATCTGCGAGGTATGTTGAAAAAAACCGCCGAGCCATATCGAATCGACAGGCAACTGACATCAGGGAAAAGAAGCATCTTTGGACACGGGCCAGAGTGGTCGGGACGGAGATCATCTTGGAGACAAAGGACCGCATAACAACGCCCTCAACATGGACTAAACGCACCTAAACACACGTAACTTAATACCACAAAAGTAAACAAAGGTGTAAATGTGACTCTTATGAGAACTTACTATGTAAGCCGATTACATGAATTTCTGTAGATTGACTTCGTTCATAATTGGAAGGTTAGTTCGAAaatacttttttttcaaaaagtcgAAAATTATGTGCTTGAACTAACAGGCAAAATTGAATTACTAATAATTGCGATCCGTTTGCTACACTCCCTGAAACAGCCGTCGCGCTATCTCAATCCTATTTACACATGCACATTGTACGCGAGAAGCTTCTACACTTAACTACACGTGATTTGCGGAGCGTGATAATTAGTTACACACGAATGTGGATGTATGCGCGTTTGTGGACTTGTGGACTACTCTAACTTCTCAGAAATAAACCAAATATTCATAAGGACTGGTGATATAAGTGAATACCAATGTTTGTCAATTACTAAAAGTGTGAAAGGTTAGATAATACGTATGGTATGTGAAACACGCTTACGTGTCCACACTAAACTACGCGATACACCCAATTTCAGTTAATTTTATGTGAGGTAACGTTATCTGAACCATGTTGCTGCCTATTTGTTAGCTTTTCTTcacaatttgtatttttatatgaTCGAATGTTCTTGAGTTTTTGAAGGCCGAAAACCCGACAATTTCGATATCGATAAAGGTTATATCCATGGGGAAGGGACGAGGAAGACCCAGTAGAGAGACTTGCACGAATTTCAGACGTTTTTACTTGATTCTGTTTCTACATTTCTTTGAACAAAGACATGAAAATACAGGCAACCGCGACCGGAACGATACTATTCTCGtattaaaaaaacccccaaGCATATCCTTACAACTATCTAAACTGTCCGACAACAAGCTACCGGCAACATTGCTACATGCTAAATAACTTCCATTACTTTCCACATTTAACAATTATTACATTTAGACAAATTGCTATGTACCTCCCAAGGATAACTGGTATATCTTATAATGTGAAATGGAAAAGCTAAAGGTattaaaataataacaaaatagtAGGCGTAATAATGTTTTGCTATATGTCGTGTGCGAAAAACCTGAAGAACTGTGCAGTGATTTAAGGTCCTTGTAATGATTGTTCTGAATGATTGTTCTGAATGATTGTTAGAACTCGGACAGTGTCCGCCTGTCTCCAGAGGATAGTACTGAGGCGAATAGGTTCGGACGTCGGTCACCACAAAGTAAATGCACCACGTCAGTCATAACCAAATTCTTTACCTCGGAATGCAAAATACGTTCACTCGAACTCCGGAACGGACTCAGGAGTAAAGGTTATGGGATCGCCAGTGAGCTGACTCACAGACAGAGGAAAACACTTCAAGATCTACGAACACAGAACACATCTGGGTACTTCAGGAACGGCGAGCTGGTAGTAACGCTGAATACGGACACctcaaacacagacacagctaCTGCACCGAACACTCCTCATGTAAAATCACCTTCCACAAGTACATAAGGGTGTGGTCACGCCCAGCTACACAGTCCTACTGCAGTGAGCGTAAGCAAACAATTCCTTTTTGGAACATTTCTGGTTTCTTCAATAAACTTCCAGATACATGCTTTACAGACTACTTCACTGACTCGGATGTTACTGGGCTTCTAGAAACATGGACTGTTGATTGTATGTCCATATTTTCAACGCCCTTAAAGCAACGATTAGAGGAAGACGGTCCGGAGGTATGACTGCTCTTATGAAAAGGTCAGTTAATATAATATTTCTATGAAAACGTCTAAAATCACAGCACATGTCGTATTCTTGTTTCATTGTCGTGTCTACCTGATCTAATATCCTACTCGAGGGAGATTTTGAACTCAATCCGGGACCCACCGACAAGACTTGTCATGTTAGTGAAAGCGTCCTTGAAGCCATGAAAAACAATCTTTTACAGGCGTTTCGTGCAATGAAGAACGAACTTACTCGTGACATTAGAGACATGAAAACTCAAACTATATATATGCCAGCGTGTTTGTAAACCCAAGTGGCTCTTCCTGGCATACACACGAACAGATCGAGTGGAGTATCACACTGTTCTTTAACTCACTTGTAGAAGTACTCGGATCAATTATAAATAAAGATGTGCATGTGACTGTTGGTGGCGACTTCAATGCTCGAACGGGAACACTATCCAATGTCAGGTCATCGTGTGATAATATTAATAGTGCTGGTTGAGTCCTGGTAAATATGTGCTGCTCTTGGTATGTAGACTCTTAAACGGCTGTTGTGGTGCATATTCTGGTATCGGCGACTTTACGTTCATTAATCAAAGTGGATCAGGTGTAATCGACGATATTATCCTACCCAATAGCCTATTGCCATATtgcaaacattttgaagttgtttCACGAGCCGAGTCAAGCCGTCTACCGTTAGCGTGCTCATTTCAGTCACGTGATCCTGTTACCGACGACAGAGCTGAAGTAGCACGTGCAGTACGTGCGACGGACTGCTATGTGTGGGACATGGAGTATTTCCAACAGTTCAGGGAGAACTTGATATTACCTGCTGTTGTTGACATATTTGGGAAATGTACACTCCTTGTTGAAGACATTGATAAGGTTGTCACTCAGTTTACTGCAGCGATAGTATGACGCGCCACAAGAAAACTAGACTCGTATACTACGAACCATTGTTTGATGCGGAATGTAGATTCCACAGATCAGAAGGGTGACGAGTTCCTAAAGTATTCGTCGttataatgtgagtgagttatgctttaaagtcacattggcaatatttcaaccatatcgtgactaaaacaaattCTAAATTCATAAGATagacatataatatataaaattctgtcgacgaaggacactAAAACACTAGATGATCACAGAGTGAGTTAAAACTAGCTGGCCACAGATATCTTAAAAAGGAGAAAAATCATTatggacaaaacaatgtaaaattgGGCTAGAGGAGGCAAAAGCCagtgaccatggggacttacagtgcctttgctacctgtcGTCTTTATAAAAATGATGTTCACTTAAGTAATTATAATAAAGCCAGGAATGCAGTGAGTGATAAAATCTCAGCAAGCCTCCATGACAGCACATGTAAATCATTCTGGTCTACAGTAAAAGGGCAGTCCCATACTGCTTACACTCGTGTTCCTAATCTAACCATTGCAGAATGGGCTGAGCATTTCAAAAACCTGTTTCTGTCCGAGGATGTGTCTGATGAAGAAGTCAGCATTAACGATGAGATTGACTCTGATAACTGTGATAGTATGACCCGCTTCATTTTAGATTCACCTATAACATAAGAGGAGGATTTAACGGCCACTAAAGGACTGAAGTGTGACATATCCTCAGGTGCTGATCTATTAATTCCAGAATTTTTCAAATATACAACAGACATTCTGGTACCATATCATTCAGTGCTTTTCAGTGTCATGTTTGAACATGCTTACTTTCCAAAATCATGGCCGGGACTGTCATTGTTCCTTTATATAAGAAAGGTGATATACATTCCCCATCTAGATGAATTGCCATAGAGGTATTTCTCTTCTTAGTGTATTCAGCAAGGCTTATGTGTCTGTACTAAACAGGAGGTTAACGTATTGGTGTGAAGCAATTTGAAATTGTCTTTGAAGAGACTGCTTCCCATGCCAACTTGACCAACTGTAATGCTTGTCGCAAATTCACAACAAAGGTGTCATCATGCTCAATACAATCCAAGAATTCACATGAAATATCACGGCATACTAGTGAGTTCGAGCGGCTTGTTCACGAATTTTGACTAAATGTAACTTAAATTCATTGTTCAAGCAGAGTAGAAGAGTCTGGCAAAAATGACCAAGTGTAAACGTGTAAGTGTAGAATATCTGACATGCCCGTTACCTTCCGCAGGTTGTGGAGGACAGATGCTAGCGCTGAATACCGAAACAGTGAAGGTTAGATAATCAAAGGTTATCATTGCCGCTTTAATGTCACAATTTGTGCTGGTTTCTTTGATAGATTATATTTGACTGGGTCAGCTGTGGCTACATTACCAGACTCCCTGTGTTACCATTAAGATGCAAAGTGACCTAACATTTAACATGTAGTGTCGCTCGACCGGTTGTGACAGCTTGTATCCTGATGTAATAAGTAATAATATGCTAGCCATGTTAAATGTTTCAGATGGTTCCCCGCCAGTTGGAGATGTAATGATAAAAGACTTGCCACACAGTCTAAATGTTGAGAGGGGAGATGTAATGATAAAAGACTTGCACACAGTCTAAATGTACACCTAGCCAGGCGAGTCGTACCGGTCCCTACCGGTCGTACCTGTCAGCGTCATGCTGCATACATCGCATTCTGAGTCTCAATTAAACATGTTGGTCCTGGCGTCACATTGTTACACTAGGTAGTACATAAAGTAAAAACgatgtcactcactgtcaaacactgaaGCTGCCACGAGATCGCAATACATATCGGGACACAGGTACTAGACTtgcatatggctgaaatattgccgatgtgacgttaagtattaagtCACTTACTCACCAGACTGCAAGATGCCGTATACACTGGTTACAATGCCACCTTTTGTCGATGAGAAAATATTGCATTTATACTTCCTTTAaaataacttcatttaaaatacTTTCATTTCATGAGTCAATGACGCGTTAATATGTTTCCGTGTCACCACTCCCAGGAGGGTGACAACTGGAAACACTACCATACGTTGCCAATCATAACAATCGCATGATGTTATAACATGACGCATGCAGTGTCCGGAGTTCGAAAACCGTTCGATTAACTATGTTTGAGTTCACTTTGTTATTTTACCGACTTTCACGGCTTTGTTTAAACTATTTTacatattgaatattgcacagtcaacttattaaataatttattttataGCAGTTTTAAACTTGTCAGAATATTTCTTACTGATGTTAAAAATCCAGTCGCAAGGCAGGTgcaattttgtttacatgtcatatgGTCAGTAGCAATCTTCagtataaaaataaaatgatattttgtacatttaacattgCGGTAAGAAAAATACGTTGTATTCTTCTCCCTCGGGTAATTCGATCTGATGTGTCATCCCTTGCTCGGCTCCAGTGACACTGTTACAAACAGGTTTACACCAGACCGTATTATCCTAGAGAGATGATTATTAATGTTCTTGAGCGTAGTGTTcgggtcacaaatcagttaaaGTTAAGGATCGTCGAGCTTGGACAGTCCtgggatgggtgaccgtgtctggcagcttgactcctaaGAGTTTCTAAGACTTCAGTTCTGTCCCACAAAGAAGCGCATGTTTTCTCACTTgaagcaagtgagtttgttcaacatTGCCTCTCTTCAACCTGTAGAAAATGGGTACGCGGTGGGATAAGGTCCTGTGACTATAACCAGGCAGCTTCTTCTTAAATATCCAGGGTGGTATTACAACCAGGTAGGACTGTTAGTGGCCCTATGCAACAAACAATGTCATGTGGCACCGTTGCTCCTGTGTGGTGTCCACAGTGCTACCTGTAGGACAGAACATGCTAAACATTTATGTGAACACCGGGTGTCATCAGTGATATTCAGTTGTCCATTTCATATAgtttcaagtcaagtcaagtcaagtcaagtcaagtgagTTTTACTGTATCAAAGGTCATCGGCCCATGTACAGGTTTACACAAGTACAATGTTCGAAGTTTGTAGACTGAGTGGAAGtcacaaaaacatataacattcGTTTAACAATTGGTGGTAATCCGGAGACCTTAGTGGGGTAAATGTGACAATCCATTTAACAAGTTATTTCTTAGGTCCATTCCATGGTTTACAAAGAGAGCATAataaggacattgaaaagtaaaatgTATTTCGTCTTCTATAGCAGAGTTACATAATGGACAACTCCTTTGCTTCCTTTCAGGTGATATGTTCCGTCCATAATTAATCATTAGTTTTGACAAGCCAAGTCTATATTTGATATATAGATTTCTTAGGTTACTATTtgttaaaacacatacatatttttcTGGCTCTAATAAAGATTTAAACGTTTTGTACAGATCATAACGTGAACTGTTTTCTAAGTTAGATTGCCATCCTTGGTAGAAAATATTTATTGCTACTTTACGAAAATCATTTAGGAATaggtatagatcgccaacagatTGATTAAGCCAAACAAACCCATAACCATGCGAAAATAGTAGTGTCCTTACATGCGAAACCCATGTAACCTTGCCGATGCTATTTAGATGAATAAGCATGTTATAGGCTATTTTCGGAAGCCGATGTTCTGACATATGGATGATACTAAACCCGTATCTTAGACATTAGCGGATTTATATAAAGTGGGTATCTTCAACATTCTCCATATATCATGTTATTTGGAGTTGCTAATCTAACACAAAGAAACTTTTTACATGCCAGTAAGTGTATTCTTTCTATGCATTCAAATCTTTAGTAACCCCACACTTCGGACCCATACAATAAAATTGGCTGTATTTGGGtgtcaaataatttgaaaaatataacaggTGTAATAACTCCAAGTTTATGCGAAAGTAAAGATCACATAAAGTAAAGATCGTTTCACTCGCAGTGCCAAGTCAGAAACGCATTTGTCCATATTTAGTGTTGAATTATACCAAGATATCTATAACCATTAACTACATTAATTCGTTGTCCATTTAAGTACCATCTCTCTTTGAAAGTCATAGAGTCTCCCtttctgaaaacaataattTCCGTCTTATCTAAATTTACAGATAAATTCCATTCTTTAGTGTATTTATCTAAtacattcaactgattttgtagGCCAATAACTGTATCAGAAAGTAAAATAACATCATCAGCAACAAGGAGCATAAGGATTTCTAGGATGTCGGGATACATCTGTACACCATGCTTACCGTTGCTTGAAATTTCATGATATAATTCGCTAATGAAAAACGAGAATAGAAGACGACTCAATATGCATTCCTGACGTACGTCGGACGGGCAATCGAAAAAGTCAGTAATGCCAAAGTCACAACGTACACATGATTTAATATTTGAATAAATTGATTTTAATACATTAAACATTTTCCCTTATAGCCCAGCCATTTTCAAACAATACCATAATTTATAACGATCAACTGTATCAAaggctttttcaaaatcaataaaagcaacATATAATTTGTGTTTACGACGTGATAAACATTTTTGGACTACTGCATATACCGTAAAAATGTGATCTATGGTTGAATATTTATTTCTAAAACCTGCTTGAACTTATACTTTCCAAAACCAAATTCCCCTTCGTACTCAATCTGTTCATTTCATTCTTATTATTCTTGTTTTCATGTTGAGGAAACTTCAGGTCTTCTCTCACTTCCTGCATCATTATTCTTTTCTGATCACGAGATATATGAGTCTCAAatcatccttgaatattgcaggGTTCATCCTTGCCATGCGTTTCTCCACGTCGACGTACAGCCCATCAACTACTTGCTCCGTCTCCTCTAGTGATCGGGAGTCCGAGAGACCATTCATGAAGGTACTGTTGCTCCAGTTCCTGTGAGCTGATGTGTACTTCCTGGCAAACTCCTCCCTATCATCGATTCCTTCTTTGTCTTTCTTCTCTCTCCAGTCGTTGTAAAATACATCAGGGATCACTGCAGTTTCAGCTGACAAGAGAGTCAATCCTGACTTGGAAACGGGTGACGTTTTGTCATCAAATGGTTTTCTGACCTGCTCCATGGTACGAAGACAAACGGTCAAATTTGTATTCACAAACTCTTCTTTTGTGATTTTACCCGTTACACAGTTTTCTTTCCATACCTCATTCAGGAGACCTACAAACGATTGCACACAGTGTCTGTTTTCTCCAGTGTTTCTGTCATCAACCTCAGCACAGACACATACGACAAGTAAGCCTCCCCGTTTCAGTTCTCTACTTCTTCTTAGTACAAATGTCTCCCAGTCCAACTCAGCTTGCTTGTGTAGGGCAGTCGTCTCCTCGGCACTACTCTCGGCATCTTTGTAAAGCGAGTGTTTGAAGGTGGTTGGAGTCCTTGACAGCCATTGGGCAGCCGTTATCGACATCATGAAATGGATTGAGTTTGGTGGTACACACTGCTTGTAGAAGTTTGTCCCTGAGGCAAGAACATAGACATTGTCCATTTCCAGGAGGTAGGACGGTGGATCAGGGATGATTCCTGACATGCGTTTGAAGAGGGAATTGAAATCATTCATTTCCAGATCTTCATAGATTACCTGGAACTGGGTATCGGGACCATGGTGATCTTTCAGTGTTGCCAACAACTCATGGAAAATGGCCATGGCAGTGTAACCATCAGCTGCACCATAGTCGGCAATGTTGAACGCGGAGTCTTTGCCCGTGAAAGGAATGGTTTTGGCCAAGCTGAGAATCCTTTCTCGAACTGGTTCAACGTAtccaacattttgttttccaaGTGTTGATCCATAATTTCCATCACCTGTTTTTCCATATGGGCGATATATCCCTGGAATATTTGCAAAGTGTCTCACGGGGACAGATGTTATTGTCTTGCCAATTTGTAGATGTCTTCTGATTCCTGAACAGAGTATCCGAAAGGCCATTATTGATGCAGTGGTTTTCTCGTTGTAAGCAGTTCAGCTGGGGGACGTTTTGTCTGAAGAAAAGACAAGtcttatattttttatatcgTTCCGACAAATcttagaaataaataaataacaaatcaaTTATGCTTAGCAGAAAGATTTCCGCATGAAAATCTATTTTCGGGCATGCATTTTGATCACGCTCCTTCTTCATAGTATTCAGCTATCACATGCGTAATAAGCTTTGCCAAAAGCTTTGAACAACACAAGCATTTGCACCATAATCTAAGGATTGATAGCTTGCATCCAGTTTCTGTCTACTACAACAAATGTGTGTAAGGCAGTTCCCTAATCCCATATACAATGAGCTGTCTAAATCGCTTCAAGATATTGGTAACCTCCTTCACgcacttgaatgagtgagtgagttaatatttatcgtcacatcgacaatattgcagcgatatcttgacgagaacaagtaataatgacactGTAGATCAAGAACTAACACCCCGTTGACGAAGAACGGCAAAACCACGAGTATATATCACACATATCCATTTAAGAAAAGcagttacataaaaacactttaactacagaggacaatgcaatataaaatggattatagattgtcaacaactgaaggcagatcacaaTACTGGGGACCATTGGGatttttgctacctgcatggaccctagctcgagttacaccatcccctcagccattggcttttatgcagagaattagccatacattaaaatgacaaatgtactacgattaaaaatctgtaaaaattAAATTCATATCAAATGCCCTCTCGggggcaataattttacaatgctgtAACCCTTTTGACACAGCCGCTaacaatttgagttactaattttaacttccaattataaaatatttatctatttacaaatcagttaaccgatctaattcttttaaaatgcaataaataaaTGAGAACTGGttcttcatagttcgtgatttgaaatagttgtcccttgtgatggaatactcaacacagtcaagcaagataggCGCCatcgtgattctttcatcat
The window above is part of the Haliotis asinina isolate JCU_RB_2024 chromosome 1, JCU_Hal_asi_v2, whole genome shotgun sequence genome. Proteins encoded here:
- the LOC137291411 gene encoding uncharacterized protein — encoded protein: MAFRILCSGIRRHLQIGKTITSVPVRHFANIPGIYRPYGKTGDGNYGSTLGKQNVGYVEPVRERILSLAKTIPFTGKDSAFNIADYGAADGYTAMAIFHELLATLKDHHGPDTQFQVIYEDLEMNDFNSLFKRMSGIIPDPPSYLLEMDNVYVLASGTNFYKQCVPPNSIHFMMSITAAQWLSRTPTTFKHSLYKDAESSAEETTALHKQAELDWETFVLRRSRELKRGGLLVVCVCAEVDDRNTGENRHCVQSFVGLLNEVWKENCVTGKITKEEFVNTNLTVCLRTMEQVRKPFDDKTSPVSKSGLTLLSAETAVIPDVFYNDWREKKDKEGIDDREEFARKYTSAHRNWSNSTFMNGLSDSRSLEETEQVVDGLYVDVEKRMARMNPAIFKDDLRLIYLVIRKE